A section of the Enterococcus montenegrensis genome encodes:
- the aroE gene encoding shikimate dehydrogenase, with amino-acid sequence MEITGYTRLAGLIAKPAKHSISPLMHNTAFKANNIDAVYLSFEVEKPQLAAVIKSITALNMIGANVSMPYKMAVIPYLDELSEAAKLIGAVNTIVPSGNGLVGHNTDGNGFMRSLADINVDIIKKEMTIIGAGGAATAICVQAALDGVKKINVFNRQDDFFATSQAKLETIAQKTQCTITLRDLADTKAVNTAIYHSHLLVNATAVGMKPNEDQTALSDFSAFHENLAVYDVIYNPRETKLLQIAKEKGLKTANGLGMLLYQGAYAFELWTGKKMPLEIVKPLVENS; translated from the coding sequence ATGGAAATAACTGGTTATACCCGTTTGGCAGGTCTTATTGCTAAACCAGCAAAGCATAGCATTTCACCATTAATGCACAACACCGCTTTTAAAGCCAATAATATTGATGCAGTTTATTTGTCTTTTGAGGTTGAAAAGCCACAATTAGCCGCTGTAATCAAAAGTATTACGGCACTGAATATGATTGGTGCAAATGTTTCAATGCCCTATAAAATGGCCGTCATTCCTTATTTGGATGAATTAAGTGAGGCAGCCAAATTAATTGGTGCAGTTAATACAATTGTTCCTTCAGGTAATGGGCTAGTAGGACACAATACCGATGGAAATGGTTTTATGCGTAGCCTAGCAGATATCAATGTGGACATTATCAAAAAAGAAATGACCATTATTGGTGCAGGTGGGGCAGCGACAGCCATTTGTGTACAAGCTGCCTTAGATGGGGTCAAAAAAATTAATGTTTTTAATCGCCAGGATGATTTTTTTGCGACAAGTCAGGCAAAGTTAGAGACAATAGCGCAAAAAACACAATGTACGATTACTTTACGTGATTTGGCAGATACAAAAGCAGTAAATACTGCGATTTACCACAGTCATTTATTAGTAAATGCTACTGCTGTCGGCATGAAACCAAATGAAGATCAGACTGCACTTTCTGATTTTAGTGCCTTTCACGAAAATTTAGCCGTCTATGACGTCATTTATAATCCAAGGGAAACAAAATTATTACAAATTGCAAAAGAAAAAGGCTTAAAAACAGCTAATGGCTTAGGTATGTTACTGTATCAAGGTGCCTATGCATTTGAATTATGGACCGGTAAAAAAATGCCGTTAGAAATTGTTAAACCACTAGTAGAAAACAGTTAA
- the efbA gene encoding fibronectin-binding protein EfbA, with protein MSFDGVFTHLITNELTDLLVGGRISKIHQPYQNEIILVIRSQGKNHKLLLSAHPSYARVQLTDIAYQNPETPPNFVMMLRKYLDGAILTGISQIENDRVIHFTFNKRDELGDLQNIVLVVELMGRHSTILLLNEANGKILDAIKHIGSSQNTYRSILPGAIYVAPPKQALLNPFTVTDVTLFDALSQLPKITAKALQQTFQGLGFDTAQELAFRLNKNENKKVLTWRAFFESLNPGRPTLTVTQKKEFFTPIAFQSLAKTTVSATTYPNFNILLDAFYGDKAERDRVKQQGGQLLKKVENELARNQTKLKKRQQTLKESENAEEYRQKGELLTTFLHEVPKGGKKVVLANYYDEDRPLEIKLNPALSPSQNAQKYFHRYQKLKNAVKLIYQQIDEAKAEIAYLESVFAQIEIAGPMDLDLISEELIAQGYLKKNSKRKKVASKSKPDEYTASDGTTILVGKNNLQNDQLTLKTARKTDYWLHTKDIPGSHVIIKSSQPTDATILEAAELAAYFSKYRHSAQVPVDLVQVKYIKKPNGAKPGYVIYENQKTYYVTPEADITTRLKKQ; from the coding sequence ATGTCTTTTGATGGTGTTTTTACCCATTTAATTACCAATGAATTAACTGACTTATTAGTTGGTGGACGCATTTCTAAAATTCACCAACCTTATCAAAATGAAATTATTTTGGTTATTCGCTCCCAAGGAAAAAACCATAAATTACTACTATCTGCGCACCCGAGTTACGCCCGGGTACAATTAACCGATATCGCCTATCAAAATCCTGAAACACCACCTAATTTTGTTATGATGTTACGAAAATACTTAGACGGCGCAATTTTAACAGGCATTTCGCAGATTGAAAATGATCGCGTGATCCATTTTACCTTCAATAAACGAGATGAATTGGGGGATTTGCAAAATATTGTTTTAGTAGTGGAATTAATGGGTCGCCACAGTACCATTTTATTGTTAAACGAAGCAAACGGCAAAATTTTAGATGCGATAAAACATATTGGTAGCAGTCAGAATACTTATCGTTCCATTTTACCTGGTGCCATTTATGTCGCACCACCTAAACAAGCACTGCTAAATCCTTTTACGGTTACAGACGTTACGCTTTTTGATGCACTCTCGCAATTACCCAAAATTACAGCTAAGGCGCTCCAACAGACATTCCAAGGGCTAGGTTTTGATACAGCACAAGAACTAGCCTTTCGTCTAAACAAAAATGAAAATAAAAAAGTACTGACTTGGCGTGCATTTTTTGAAAGTCTCAATCCTGGACGCCCTACTTTAACTGTTACACAAAAAAAAGAATTTTTTACACCAATTGCTTTTCAATCTTTAGCTAAAACAACGGTTAGTGCTACGACATATCCAAATTTCAATATCTTGTTAGATGCTTTTTATGGCGATAAAGCTGAACGCGATCGGGTCAAACAACAAGGGGGACAACTGCTTAAAAAAGTAGAAAATGAGTTGGCCCGCAATCAGACCAAGTTGAAAAAACGACAACAAACGCTAAAAGAATCTGAAAACGCTGAGGAATATCGGCAAAAAGGTGAACTTTTAACGACATTTTTGCATGAAGTACCAAAAGGTGGAAAAAAAGTCGTTTTAGCAAATTACTACGATGAAGATCGACCACTAGAAATTAAGTTAAATCCAGCCCTATCCCCTAGTCAAAATGCGCAAAAATATTTTCACCGTTATCAAAAATTGAAAAATGCAGTGAAATTAATTTATCAACAAATCGATGAAGCAAAAGCAGAAATTGCCTATTTGGAATCTGTTTTCGCTCAAATCGAAATTGCCGGACCAATGGATTTGGATCTAATTAGTGAAGAATTAATTGCACAAGGTTATTTGAAAAAAAACTCAAAACGTAAAAAAGTAGCATCAAAATCTAAACCTGACGAATATACAGCAAGTGATGGTACCACTATTTTAGTTGGGAAAAACAATTTGCAAAATGATCAACTAACTTTAAAAACCGCCCGTAAGACTGACTACTGGCTCCATACCAAAGATATACCTGGCTCTCATGTAATCATCAAAAGCAGCCAGCCGACTGATGCAACCATTTTAGAAGCCGCAGAATTAGCTGCCTACTTTTCTAAATATCGTCATTCCGCTCAGGTTCCAGTCGATCTAGTTCAAGTCAAATACATTAAAAAACCAAATGGCGCAAAACCCGGGTATGTCATTTACGAAAATCAAAAAACTTATTACGTTACTCCAGAAGCAGATATTACTACTCGACTAAAAAAACAATAA
- a CDS encoding DUF1622 domain-containing protein encodes MEDLGHTIMHLAMPLFDIIIVFLNFLSILVLVWGVIIAGYDFIKSECSHANHVEAARHNNFIRNFLGSYVLLSLEILIAADIIESIINPTSADILRLAAVVVIRTVISYFLHREIQDALDNEETMEKLNKNK; translated from the coding sequence GTGGAAGATCTTGGTCATACTATTATGCACCTGGCAATGCCTTTATTTGATATCATTATCGTCTTTCTTAATTTTTTATCTATTTTAGTATTGGTGTGGGGTGTGATTATCGCAGGCTATGATTTCATTAAATCAGAGTGTTCCCACGCCAATCATGTTGAGGCGGCGCGTCACAATAATTTTATCCGTAACTTTCTGGGTAGTTATGTCTTGTTGAGCCTGGAGATATTAATTGCTGCCGATATTATTGAGTCAATTATTAATCCTACTTCAGCTGATATTTTGCGCCTTGCAGCAGTCGTTGTTATTCGAACGGTAATCTCTTATTTCTTGCACCGTGAAATCCAAGATGCTTTGGATAACGAAGAAACGATGGAAAAGCTTAACAAAAATAAATAA
- a CDS encoding ABC transporter permease: MIVSTIGQGLLWSLLGIGIYLTYRILNFPDMTTEGTFPLGGAVCVTAITSGIHPILATLLGVLAGMAAGFVTGILFTKGKIPVILAGILVMAGLNSVILFVMQSPNKGLSNFPRIQTFFTNLNLPNYFDIVILGLLAVIITIISVLFFINTDLGQAYIATGDNEVMARSLGIKTDRMKILGLTISNGVIALSGALISQNDGYADVSKGTGVIVIGLASIIIGEVLFGELAFAERLIAVVVGSIIYQAIITLIIYLGFDTTYLKIFSSTILAICLMIPTLKEKLNLKTGLEKEA, encoded by the coding sequence ATGATTGTTTCAACAATTGGGCAAGGACTGTTATGGTCCTTGCTGGGAATTGGGATTTATTTAACTTATCGTATTTTAAATTTTCCTGATATGACAACAGAGGGAACGTTCCCTTTAGGTGGCGCTGTGTGCGTGACTGCAATTACCAGTGGAATTCATCCTATCTTGGCAACGTTATTAGGTGTTTTAGCTGGGATGGCAGCTGGCTTTGTTACCGGAATTTTATTTACCAAAGGGAAAATACCGGTGATTTTAGCTGGGATTTTAGTTATGGCAGGGTTGAATTCAGTTATTTTATTTGTCATGCAAAGTCCCAACAAAGGGTTAAGTAATTTTCCTAGGATTCAAACTTTTTTTACTAATTTAAACCTACCTAATTATTTTGACATCGTCATTTTAGGCTTACTTGCGGTTATTATTACAATAATTTCAGTCCTTTTTTTCATTAATACTGACTTAGGCCAAGCCTATATTGCTACTGGCGATAATGAAGTAATGGCCCGCTCATTAGGGATTAAAACCGATCGCATGAAGATTTTAGGGTTAACAATTTCTAATGGCGTAATTGCATTATCCGGAGCACTTATTTCGCAAAATGACGGGTATGCTGATGTTTCAAAGGGGACTGGGGTAATCGTTATCGGTCTGGCTTCAATTATAATTGGAGAAGTATTATTTGGTGAATTAGCCTTTGCTGAACGGCTGATTGCAGTGGTAGTGGGCAGTATTATTTATCAAGCAATTATCACCTTAATTATTTATCTAGGCTTTGATACAACGTATTTGAAAATTTTCTCTTCTACAATCTTAGCGATTTGTTTAATGATTCCAACCCTGAAAGAAAAATTGAATTTAAAAACTGGATTGGAAAAGGAGGCATAG
- the trpX gene encoding tryptophan ABC transporter substrate-binding protein: MKNKGLMYTVIALGIILVGFLGFQLLHNSKDNKEQTVNDKEKVLTVGVLQFVSHPALDQIYEGVKEGLKEAGYEEGKNLKINFQNGQADQSKLDTMSKQLVSDQADVLIGIATPAAQALANATTTIPIVLGAVTDPKGAGLVESNEKPGGNITGVSDQPPVASIIELAHKLLPAGKKVGLLYSSSEMNSKFQTGQAETAAKKLGLTVERKAVTSTNEVAQAVQVLSQSVDFIFIPNDNTVANAMETVTQEADKNNIPVFPSVDTMVEQGGLATIGINQKELGVKTGEMAAAILAGKSKPQDTAVYTFTKGDTIINEEQLAKFNLTLPADLKDTAKLVQTAKGDN, translated from the coding sequence ATGAAAAACAAAGGGTTAATGTACACAGTGATTGCATTGGGAATTATCTTAGTTGGATTTTTAGGTTTTCAATTACTTCATAATTCAAAGGATAACAAAGAACAAACGGTAAATGATAAAGAAAAAGTCCTTACTGTCGGTGTTTTACAATTTGTGAGCCATCCAGCTTTAGATCAAATTTATGAGGGCGTGAAAGAAGGTTTGAAAGAAGCCGGCTATGAGGAAGGTAAAAATTTGAAAATTAATTTTCAAAATGGCCAAGCTGATCAAAGTAAATTAGATACCATGAGCAAACAGCTAGTTAGTGATCAAGCAGATGTTTTAATTGGGATTGCAACACCTGCCGCACAAGCTTTAGCAAACGCTACAACAACCATTCCTATCGTATTAGGCGCGGTTACTGATCCTAAAGGGGCAGGTTTAGTGGAAAGTAACGAAAAACCAGGGGGAAATATTACCGGCGTTTCTGATCAGCCGCCAGTTGCTTCAATTATTGAATTAGCCCATAAGCTTTTACCAGCAGGCAAAAAAGTAGGTCTTTTGTACTCTTCTTCTGAAATGAATTCAAAATTTCAAACAGGTCAAGCAGAAACGGCTGCTAAAAAACTTGGCTTAACTGTCGAACGTAAAGCTGTAACTTCAACAAATGAAGTCGCACAAGCTGTACAAGTATTGTCACAGTCTGTTGATTTTATCTTTATTCCTAATGACAATACCGTCGCCAACGCCATGGAGACAGTGACGCAAGAAGCTGATAAAAACAATATTCCCGTTTTTCCGTCAGTAGATACGATGGTAGAACAAGGTGGATTAGCGACAATTGGAATTAATCAAAAAGAGTTAGGTGTTAAAACAGGGGAAATGGCAGCGGCAATTCTAGCGGGCAAATCAAAACCACAAGATACAGCCGTGTACACCTTCACTAAAGGTGATACTATTATTAATGAAGAGCAATTGGCAAAATTTAATCTGACTTTACCTGCAGATTTAAAAGATACTGCAAAACTAGTACAAACAGCTAAAGGAGATAACTAA
- a CDS encoding ABC transporter ATP-binding protein — MSVLTIKNAVKKIKNGVADERTILNHVSLTLNPGDFVTIVGGNGAGKSTLFNTVTGTLPLTSGQVFLDGENVTNFGEEKRAKYLGRVFQDPKMGTAPRMTVAENLLLAERRGQKRRLRPRNLNERKEDFKLLCAKVGNGLEEQLDTPTGHLSGGQRQALSLLMATIERPELLLLDEHTAALDPKTSKNIMALTNDLVTENHLTCMMITHQMEDALKYGNRLLLLKKGEIAKDLNQAEKAQLTLTDLLLFFEEDL; from the coding sequence GTGAGCGTATTAACGATAAAAAATGCTGTTAAAAAAATTAAAAATGGTGTCGCTGACGAGCGGACGATTTTAAACCATGTCAGTTTAACTTTAAATCCTGGTGATTTTGTCACAATCGTTGGTGGCAATGGGGCAGGAAAAAGTACGTTATTTAATACGGTTACTGGAACACTGCCTTTAACGAGTGGCCAAGTTTTTTTAGATGGTGAAAATGTTACTAATTTTGGTGAAGAAAAACGAGCAAAATATTTGGGACGGGTCTTTCAAGATCCTAAAATGGGCACAGCCCCGCGGATGACAGTAGCAGAAAATTTACTTTTAGCCGAGCGCAGAGGACAAAAACGGCGCCTGCGTCCCAGAAATTTAAACGAACGCAAAGAAGATTTCAAACTACTTTGCGCCAAGGTAGGTAATGGCTTAGAAGAACAGCTTGATACGCCTACGGGCCATTTATCTGGTGGACAAAGACAGGCTTTAAGCTTATTGATGGCCACCATTGAAAGACCAGAACTTTTATTATTAGATGAACATACCGCAGCACTTGATCCGAAAACATCAAAAAATATTATGGCACTGACTAATGATTTGGTGACAGAAAATCATTTAACGTGTATGATGATTACCCATCAAATGGAAGATGCTTTAAAATATGGGAATCGCTTGTTACTTTTGAAAAAAGGAGAAATAGCAAAAGATTTAAATCAAGCAGAAAAAGCGCAACTTACATTGACTGATTTACTGCTCTTTTTCGAAGAAGATTTGTAA